The following coding sequences lie in one Fimbriiglobus ruber genomic window:
- a CDS encoding acyl-CoA desaturase — MKKVADEGSEFGDESSSALTTSTLQGEHDLGREDELTPQRATADPAAALSGHPVWYRALRVGLALLPLIIVHLSLVSLFFVPPTWIELVLFVVMSQLTGIGVTVGFHRYLAHHAFKTSRWLQFVLATAGCTALQKGPLWWVIYHRQHHMHSDTEGDVHSPVVDGFWYAHMGWLFARDLMRPDLSSIRDLTKFPELVWLDHLWILPGFAAAGACYLIDGWSGLFWGYCLSTAVIFQITFAINSFGHVWGRQRFATGEQSRNNWVLGILAMGEGWHNNHHRAPTSARHGFAWYEVDAAYQVIRLLRKLRLVWDVRQPPAAALAAAGRTVSPA; from the coding sequence ATGAAAAAGGTTGCGGACGAAGGGAGCGAGTTCGGGGACGAATCTTCGTCGGCCCTCACGACCTCGACGCTCCAAGGCGAGCACGACCTAGGCAGGGAAGACGAGCTCACCCCTCAACGAGCCACGGCTGACCCAGCCGCCGCACTCTCTGGCCATCCGGTATGGTATCGCGCCCTCCGAGTTGGGTTGGCCCTGTTGCCTCTCATTATCGTACACTTGTCGCTCGTGAGCCTCTTTTTCGTCCCGCCCACCTGGATCGAGCTCGTCTTGTTCGTGGTCATGAGCCAGTTGACCGGCATCGGGGTGACGGTCGGGTTTCACCGTTATTTGGCCCACCATGCGTTTAAAACGTCTCGGTGGCTCCAATTCGTCCTGGCCACAGCCGGGTGTACGGCGTTACAGAAGGGGCCACTCTGGTGGGTCATCTATCACCGCCAGCACCACATGCATTCGGACACCGAGGGCGATGTCCATTCGCCGGTCGTCGATGGTTTCTGGTACGCCCACATGGGGTGGCTGTTTGCCCGCGACCTGATGCGGCCCGACCTCAGTTCGATCCGCGACCTGACCAAATTCCCGGAACTGGTCTGGTTGGACCACCTGTGGATTCTCCCGGGCTTCGCCGCGGCCGGGGCGTGTTATCTCATCGACGGCTGGTCGGGATTGTTCTGGGGGTACTGTCTGAGTACGGCCGTAATTTTCCAGATCACCTTCGCGATAAACTCGTTCGGACATGTGTGGGGTCGGCAGCGGTTCGCGACCGGGGAACAGAGCCGGAACAACTGGGTGCTCGGGATTCTGGCGATGGGCGAAGGGTGGCACAACAACCACCACCGGGCGCCTACGTCGGCCCGACACGGGTTCGCGTGGTACGAGGTCGACGCCGCGTACCAGGTTATTCGCCTCCTCCGCAAGTTACGATTGGTGTGGGACGTTCGTCAGCCACCGGCCGCGGCTCTTGCGGCAGCCGGCCGAACCGTGAGTCCTGCGTGA
- a CDS encoding tetratricopeptide repeat protein has protein sequence MSMNIKVLALLGVLIAIPTQAKAVDPVLLYVGTFLGEYVAGKLIDEVWDSVTDKPDMRLLDARLKDLEYNSAMRGEMRDEIRKLRESVNERTTREEFRKMVQKTNAEIGSIKRRLDNIEERVEKLEVENDDLKNNTKNAENAEYFRLRGKKFRDATEFHRSIACFNIAVKLGTGKTLILSLDGRAHAYKLMNARDVALVDYSEAVAQYEKRTEADDKRDLLTWSELGVIIYNDRASAWTGKLEYKKAVTDYTDVIRINPNNTSAYIMRGCASVGGHHRARLIAWENHVDFEALVKYMKDSEKYSREYYYNPAGALKDFDEAIRREPKSSDAFRNRGIVHSFEGKFDDAVSDLSEAIHLDPADAGANFWLALTYEGTGKISEAASHYRQYAKLAPKQWEADKSKGAERVRQLMIKN, from the coding sequence ATGTCCATGAATATCAAAGTGCTTGCGTTGCTGGGTGTGTTGATCGCCATACCGACGCAAGCGAAGGCGGTTGATCCCGTCTTACTTTATGTCGGCACATTCCTGGGCGAGTACGTTGCCGGCAAGCTCATTGACGAGGTGTGGGATAGCGTCACGGACAAGCCAGACATGCGCCTCTTGGACGCACGGCTAAAGGACTTGGAATATAATTCCGCGATGCGGGGGGAGATGCGGGACGAGATTCGCAAACTGCGGGAGAGCGTTAACGAACGAACCACACGAGAAGAATTCCGAAAGATGGTGCAAAAGACTAACGCGGAGATCGGATCAATCAAGCGGCGTCTGGATAATATTGAGGAACGAGTTGAAAAGCTTGAAGTGGAAAACGACGATTTGAAAAATAATACCAAGAACGCGGAAAACGCGGAGTACTTCCGGTTGCGCGGGAAAAAATTCCGCGACGCGACTGAATTCCATAGATCGATTGCGTGCTTTAACATAGCCGTCAAACTTGGCACGGGCAAAACATTGATATTATCTTTGGATGGTCGGGCACACGCGTATAAATTAATGAACGCGCGCGATGTCGCGTTGGTGGACTATTCGGAAGCTGTAGCGCAGTACGAAAAAAGGACGGAAGCCGACGACAAACGCGACCTGCTCACTTGGAGCGAACTCGGAGTCATTATCTATAACGACCGCGCGTCGGCTTGGACGGGAAAGCTCGAATATAAAAAAGCCGTAACGGATTACACGGATGTGATTCGCATCAACCCGAACAACACTAGTGCGTACATCATGCGGGGTTGCGCGTCGGTCGGCGGACACCACAGGGCTCGACTGATCGCATGGGAAAACCACGTCGATTTTGAAGCATTAGTTAAATACATGAAGGACAGCGAAAAATATTCTCGTGAGTACTATTACAATCCTGCTGGCGCACTAAAAGACTTTGACGAAGCGATCCGACGCGAGCCAAAATCATCGGATGCTTTCCGTAACAGGGGAATAGTTCACTCGTTCGAAGGAAAATTCGATGACGCCGTCAGCGATCTATCAGAAGCGATTCACCTCGACCCGGCGGATGCGGGGGCGAATTTTTGGCTCGCCCTGACATATGAAGGTACGGGAAAGATTTCTGAGGCGGCCTCCCACTACAGACAGTACGCTAAGCTCGCACCAAAGCAATGGGAGGCAGACAAGTCTAAAGGGGCCGAGCGTGTAAGGCAGCTGATGATCAAAAATTAA
- a CDS encoding DUF4942 domain-containing protein: MELRPQTPPQRERIKVMTCESTLFQSEQSTAQPEQTGLALQRSLSDITAEYDQKLASLPQAIANFEAAGTTLKTAACIGGTWGNSSIDTGHVYEGKLQDALLQSAWLHVYNGLNIERIASAADKRRFQQAMVSPAPFTLENIRATFGDFILNPRGNILRGLAEVFCDLDPAYKSHDKVRIGVKGLPKRVILSSLSDYGWGRDRLTNILNALAAYQNKPLAEYSETSHFLKDGDSLAIARGVRLKRFANGNGHLFFEPDALRDINLALAEYYGEVLPDTSEDKPTEKRPGTAVSKDLQYYPTPAAVVEQVLADVYIREGERVLEPSCGCGRFLDAIRKKGADAVGIEVDPGRAAQARAKGHKVLLANFLETVPTRDYDHVVMNPPFFGQHYAKHVNHALKFLKPGGKLTAILPATARYDHGLLNGRWQDLPVGSFSESGTNINTTVLTMWAPKEAA, from the coding sequence ATGGAACTCCGGCCCCAAACACCACCTCAACGTGAAAGGATCAAGGTGATGACATGCGAATCTACACTTTTTCAATCTGAACAGTCAACAGCTCAACCCGAACAAACGGGGCTCGCACTTCAGCGAAGTCTCTCCGACATCACGGCGGAGTACGATCAAAAACTGGCTTCCCTACCCCAGGCCATCGCCAATTTCGAGGCGGCCGGCACGACATTAAAAACCGCCGCTTGTATCGGCGGAACGTGGGGAAACAGCAGCATCGACACCGGGCATGTCTACGAGGGCAAGCTCCAGGATGCGTTGCTACAATCTGCCTGGTTACACGTTTACAACGGGCTGAACATCGAGCGGATCGCCAGTGCCGCAGATAAGCGACGGTTCCAGCAGGCGATGGTGAGCCCGGCCCCATTCACTCTCGAAAATATCCGGGCGACGTTCGGCGATTTCATTCTTAACCCCCGGGGTAACATCCTTCGAGGTTTGGCCGAAGTGTTCTGCGACCTCGATCCCGCGTACAAGAGCCACGACAAGGTCAGGATTGGCGTCAAAGGCTTGCCGAAAAGGGTTATCCTGTCGAGCCTCAGCGACTATGGTTGGGGGCGTGATCGCCTCACCAACATCCTCAACGCTCTCGCGGCTTACCAGAACAAACCGCTGGCGGAGTACTCGGAAACAAGCCATTTCCTGAAGGATGGCGACAGCCTGGCGATTGCTCGCGGCGTTCGGCTAAAGCGGTTCGCCAATGGCAACGGACACCTGTTCTTCGAGCCGGATGCCCTCCGCGACATCAATCTTGCCCTTGCTGAATACTACGGCGAAGTGCTTCCCGACACCTCGGAAGATAAGCCAACAGAGAAGCGACCCGGGACGGCCGTCTCGAAAGACCTCCAGTATTACCCGACGCCCGCTGCCGTGGTGGAACAGGTACTGGCGGACGTATACATTCGCGAAGGGGAACGGGTGTTGGAACCTTCCTGCGGATGCGGCCGGTTCCTCGATGCCATACGGAAAAAGGGAGCGGATGCCGTCGGGATCGAGGTTGACCCCGGCAGAGCCGCTCAGGCGAGGGCCAAGGGCCACAAGGTCCTGCTGGCCAACTTCCTGGAAACCGTTCCCACCCGGGATTACGACCACGTGGTTATGAATCCTCCCTTCTTCGGGCAACACTATGCGAAGCACGTCAACCACGCTCTTAAATTCCTGAAGCCGGGTGGAAAGCTGACCGCCATACTGCCGGCCACCGCCCGCTATGACCACGGGTTGCTCAATGGCCGCTGGCAAGACCTCCCGGTGGGATCGTTCAGCGAGAGCGGAACGAACATCAACACCACGGTCCTGACGATGTGGGCACCGAAGGAGGCAGCATGA